Proteins co-encoded in one Ruegeria pomeroyi DSS-3 genomic window:
- a CDS encoding Yip1 family protein has protein sequence MTSAELRSLAALTVTDPASAARLILTRNPGREALWLALALSVALTSLLHGLSNMAFGSVAMPGIPQSVVGYGALMGGGLILTIAAIHRIGRLLGGQGSFWDLMAVMVWIQLVLVVVQAATLLLALTVPLLSALLALAANLVALYVTLHFIDQAHRLNSLMRAAGVLILSVLAIALGVLVLLSLVGGPIPGATPYV, from the coding sequence ATGACATCTGCCGAGCTGCGGTCGCTGGCCGCCCTCACCGTGACCGATCCCGCCAGCGCGGCGCGGCTGATCCTGACCCGCAACCCCGGGCGCGAGGCGCTGTGGCTGGCACTGGCCCTGTCGGTCGCGCTGACCAGCCTGCTGCACGGGCTGTCCAACATGGCCTTTGGGTCCGTGGCGATGCCCGGCATCCCGCAATCGGTGGTCGGCTATGGCGCGCTGATGGGGGGCGGGCTGATCCTGACCATCGCGGCGATCCACCGGATCGGCCGGTTGCTGGGCGGGCAGGGCTCGTTCTGGGACCTGATGGCGGTGATGGTCTGGATTCAGCTGGTGCTGGTGGTGGTGCAGGCCGCCACCCTGCTGTTGGCACTGACCGTCCCGTTGTTGTCGGCACTGCTGGCGCTGGCTGCCAATCTGGTGGCGCTGTACGTCACCCTGCATTTCATCGACCAGGCCCATCGCCTGAATTCCCTCATGCGCGCGGCGGGGGTGCTGATCCTGTCGGTCCTGGCCATTGCCCTTGGCGTGCTTGTCCTGTTGTCCCTCGTCGGAGGGCCAATCCCCGGAGCGACCCCCTATGTATGA
- a CDS encoding YIP1 family protein, with protein sequence MPVTSDIAASYRGPARVMRHLLDMGQREDRALAFVMAFCVIAFVAQLPALARRAHLEQADLNMLMGGALLGSVFLLPLLFYAIALLSHWVARMLGGQGSAYGARLALFWSLLASTPLVLLNGLVAGFIGPGPALSAVGLIWVAVFAWFWLTNLREAQRPAP encoded by the coding sequence ATGCCGGTCACCAGCGATATCGCGGCCAGCTATCGCGGGCCGGCGCGGGTGATGCGTCACCTGCTGGACATGGGCCAGCGCGAGGATCGCGCGCTGGCCTTTGTGATGGCGTTCTGTGTCATCGCCTTTGTTGCGCAACTGCCGGCGCTGGCACGGCGGGCGCATCTGGAACAGGCCGATCTGAACATGCTGATGGGGGGTGCGCTGCTGGGCAGTGTGTTCCTGCTTCCGCTGCTTTTCTATGCCATCGCGCTGCTGTCTCATTGGGTCGCGCGCATGCTGGGCGGGCAGGGCAGTGCCTATGGCGCGCGGCTGGCACTGTTCTGGTCGCTTTTGGCCTCGACCCCGCTGGTCTTGCTCAACGGGTTGGTGGCGGGGTTCATCGGCCCCGGCCCGGCGCTGAGCGCAGTTGGGTTGATATGGGTTGCGGTCTTCGCCTGGTTCTGGCTAACCAATCTCAGAGAAGCACAGAGGCCCGCCCCATGA
- a CDS encoding SufB/SufD family protein produces the protein MGVPAQKQTATEALLATLTLPTAGCTQSAREAALARLREMGVPGRRDEYWKYTRPDSLISPEAPRAATFHTDEPMMFDAIDRLKIVFVDGVFDAEASDALELDGVRIERIEDICCKDIHWAKDLYGVLEARGQTPVPRPLAALNTAFAADGIAIHVTGKPSKPISLIYKHASESSDALLHHVIRVESGAEVTILENGPAASRFNKCMEIDIADGGTLHHVRAQGRDHERRAVTHMFTRLGAASVYKSFTLTVNGVLTRNEQVVELTGDEGVAHVAGACVGDGDFLHDDTVFVTHDAVNCESRQVFKKVLRNGATGVFQGKILVQPGAQKTDGYQISQSLLLDDDSQFLAKPELEIYADDVACSHGSTSGAIDDTALFYLRSRGVPEKAATDLLTLAFLAEAVEEIEDEALVADIVSRLEGWLARRA, from the coding sequence ATGGGTGTGCCTGCACAGAAACAGACCGCGACCGAGGCGCTGCTGGCGACGCTGACGCTGCCCACCGCCGGCTGCACCCAGTCCGCGCGCGAGGCGGCACTGGCCCGGCTGCGCGAGATGGGCGTGCCCGGGCGGCGCGACGAGTATTGGAAATACACACGTCCCGACAGCCTGATCTCGCCCGAGGCGCCGCGCGCCGCGACCTTCCATACCGACGAGCCGATGATGTTTGACGCCATCGACCGGCTCAAGATCGTCTTTGTCGACGGGGTTTTCGATGCCGAGGCGTCGGATGCGCTGGAACTGGACGGCGTGCGGATCGAACGGATCGAGGATATCTGCTGCAAAGATATCCATTGGGCCAAGGACTTGTACGGTGTTCTTGAAGCACGCGGCCAGACCCCGGTGCCGCGTCCGCTGGCGGCGCTGAACACCGCCTTTGCCGCTGATGGCATCGCCATTCATGTGACCGGCAAACCGTCGAAACCGATCAGCCTGATCTACAAGCACGCCTCGGAAAGCTCGGACGCGTTGCTGCATCACGTGATCCGGGTGGAAAGCGGTGCCGAGGTGACGATCCTGGAAAACGGCCCCGCCGCCTCGCGGTTCAACAAATGCATGGAGATCGACATCGCCGATGGCGGCACCCTGCATCACGTGCGCGCCCAAGGGCGCGACCATGAACGCCGCGCGGTGACGCATATGTTCACCCGGCTCGGCGCGGCCTCGGTCTACAAGTCCTTTACCCTGACCGTGAACGGCGTGCTGACCCGCAACGAGCAGGTGGTCGAGCTGACCGGGGACGAAGGCGTGGCCCATGTGGCGGGCGCCTGTGTAGGCGATGGCGATTTCCTCCATGACGACACCGTGTTCGTGACCCACGACGCGGTGAACTGCGAAAGCCGTCAGGTGTTTAAGAAAGTGCTGCGCAACGGCGCCACGGGCGTGTTCCAGGGCAAGATCCTGGTTCAGCCCGGCGCCCAGAAGACCGACGGCTATCAAATCAGCCAATCGTTGCTTTTGGACGATGACAGCCAGTTCCTGGCCAAGCCCGAGCTGGAGATCTATGCCGATGACGTCGCCTGTTCGCATGGTTCGACCAGCGGCGCCATCGACGACACCGCGCTGTTCTACCTGCGCTCGCGCGGGGTGCCCGAGAAGGCGGCCACCGATCTGCTGACGCTCGCCTTTCTGGCCGAGGCGGTCGAAGAGATCGAGGACGAGGCGCTGGTCGCCGATATCGTCTCGCGGCTCGAAGGCTGGCTGGCACGGCGGGCCTGA